TACGTGGGCGAGGGTGGTGAGAGGGAGGGTAGTAGAAAGAGCGCTCATGGACTATGTACTGGTCTCCAAGAAAATCGTGGGGAGGCTGTTAGATGTACATGTGTATAGGGGGGAGGCAGGAGGAATCTCGGATCACTACCTGGTTCAGGGTACATTAACGGTGGCTGGGGGAAGGGAAAGGGGTGGGCGAGGGGGGAGGGAAAGGGAGGTGTTAAAAGTCAGCGAGCTAGAAAATCAGGAAAAACTAGCGGAATATCGGGAAAAGCTGGCAGCGGAGTGGGAGGGAGTCAAGGGGAGGGAGTGGGGGGGGGGTGGAAGCAGAATGGGAACTCTTTAAAGGGGGGATAGTTAGATGCGCGAAGGAAACATGCGGGATGAGAAAAGTTGGAGGAAGGAGAAGGAAGGGGAGTGAATGGTGGAATGAGGAGATGAACCTAGTAGTGGCAGAAAAAAGGAGGGCTTTTGAGTGTTGGCTGAGAGATAGTAACGACCAAACGCGGGAGAGGTACAATGAGAAAAAGAGGGAGGTGAAGAGGAAGGTGCGGGAGATGAAAAGAAGAGCGGATGCGAGGTGGGGTAGAAGCGTGACGGAAAATTTTGCGCAGAACAAGAAAATGTTCTGGAAGGAGGTGAAACAACTGAGGAAGGAAGGAGGTAAAAAAGAGGAGACAGTGAAGGATCTCAATGGCCAAATGCTCACAGAGGGAGAGGCGGTTAACAAGAGGTGGGTGGAACATTTCGAAGAGCTGCTAAACTACGAGGATAATAGGGAAGCTAGGATAACAGCAGTAGCTTTTGAGCAGGGGGTACCTAGGATGGGTAGGAGTAATGAAGCTCTAGTCACCAAAAATGAAGTAGAGGAAGCCCTAAGGATCATGAGGACAGGGAAGGCAGCGGGATTAGATGGTATACCAGCAGAGTGCCTAAAAAAGGGAGGAGTAGCAGTAGTGGAGTGGCTAGTCAGGTTGCTTAACATATGTTTCGAGGCCGGGGAAGTACCAGCAGATTGGAGGATGGCAGCGATAGTTCCCATATTCAAGGGGAAGGGGGACCAACATGTGTGCGGCAACTATAGGGGAATTAGCCTGCTAAGCATGGTAGGGAAACTTTTTGGGAGAGTGTTGATCAACCGAATAAGGGATGGGACAGAGGATGCTCTGAAGGATGAGCAGTGTGGGTTTAGGAGGGGCAGAGGGTGCGTAGATCAAATATTTGTTGTACGTCAGGGATGCGAAAAATATCTAGCGAAGGGGAAGGACTCTTTCTGGGCCTTTATGGACCTGGAAAAGGCCTACGATAGGGTAGATAGAGGAGCCCTCTGGAGAATGCTGAGCTTGTATGGGGTTGGGGGAAAACTACTGTCAGCAGTTAAGAGCTTTTATGTAGACAGTAGAGCTTGTGTAAGAGTCGGTGATCAAGTTAGTGATAGTTTCCAAGTTAAGGTGGGGCTTAGGCAGGGCTGTGTGATGTCTCCTTGGCTTTTCAATGTGTTCATGGATGGGGTGGTGAGAGAGGTAAACATCAGGGTTGGTGAAAGAGGGCTAGGGCTCATTGAGGGAAACGGGGAACAAGAGTGGGTTATAAATCAGGTTCTTTTTGCTGACGATACTGCGCTCGTGGCCGATTCAGAAGAGGGCCTGCAACAGCTGGTGACGGAATTTGGGAGGGTGTGTGATAGAAGAAAACTTAAAGTAAACGTAGGCAAGAGTAAAGTAATGAGATGTACGAGAAATGAAAATGGGGGAGGGCTAAATATAAACCTAGGTGGAGAGAGGCTAGAGGAGGTGGAGAGTTTTCGGTACCTAGGATCACAAGTGGCAAGGAATGGGGAAATAGAGGAGGAAGTTAAATTTAGAGTAGGGGAAGCGGGGAAAGCTATGGGGGGTATGAAAAAGATTTGGAAGACTAGGGAACTTGGGATGGAAGTCAAAAGAGGGCTGTACGAAAGTGTAATTGTGCCTACAGCGTTGTACGCAGCAGAAACCTGGGGAATGAAAACAGCAGACAAAAAACGCCTGGACGTCATGGAGATGAGATGCTTGAGGAGCATGTGCGGAGTGACAAGATGGGATAGATTAAGAAACGAGGAGATACGTAGGCGTTCAGGGGTTTTGTTGGAGCTGTCCAAGAGAGCAGAACAAAGAGGGTTAAGGTGGTTCGGACATGTGGAAAGGATGGACGAGGGCAGAATGGTAAAGAGAATCACGGGATCAGGGGTTAGGGGGGTGGGAGGGAGGGGGAGACCAAGGATGGGGTGGGGGGAGGGAGTTAGGAAGAGCCTGAGAGAGCGAGGTTTGTCAGTGGAGGAAGGAAGAGTAAGAGCAAGAGATAGGAAGGAGTGGAGAAAGTTCGTAAATGCGTGATAGGAAGATCCGAGGAGATAGGGCCCGCCGGCCAGAGGGCGGGCGGACTGGGGGGTGTGGATACATATGAAGTGGCTATTCGGCCGTGGAATCTTTCTTTGTGCCCCTTAATCTCTTAGGTGTTAAGCGTTAGGTAGCACAACTTGGTTAGGAGGGGGGAGGGTTAGCTTTTGCAGAGAGGGCTTTTTGTTTTTAGCTAGGGGACTCGTGAAACACACGTGATGCAGGGGCTGTCCTTAACTGCGGTGATCCTTGTATCGGCCATGATCGGGTACTATAACGACTTTAGTGATTAGGACGTGTGTCTCTATGCCTTGGGGACTTGGGCCGACAAACTTAGCTTAGATTGTGTTGTCCATGTGATGTCCAATAGGAAGGGGGATAAAGAATAGGTAGAAAAGGTAGGTCAGGTAATATAGATATTTATTAGCATAA
The Pseudomonadota bacterium DNA segment above includes these coding regions:
- a CDS encoding reverse transcriptase family protein; its protein translation is MEAEWELFKGGIVRCAKETCGMRKVGGRRRKGSEWWNEEMNLVVAEKRRAFECWLRDSNDQTRERYNEKKREVKRKVREMKRRADARWGRSVTENFAQNKKMFWKEVKQLRKEGGKKEETVKDLNGQMLTEGEAVNKRWVEHFEELLNYEDNREARITAVAFEQGVPRMGRSNEALVTKNEVEEALRIMRTGKAAGLDGIPAECLKKGGVAVVEWLVRLLNICFEAGEVPADWRMAAIVPIFKGKGDQHVCGNYRGISLLSMVGKLFGRVLINRIRDGTEDALKDEQCGFRRGRGCVDQIFVVRQGCEKYLAKGKDSFWAFMDLEKAYDRVDRGALWRMLSLYGVGGKLLSAVKSFYVDSRACVRVGDQVSDSFQVKVGLRQGCVMSPWLFNVFMDGVVREVNIRVGERGLGLIEGNGEQEWVINQVLFADDTALVADSEEGLQQLVTEFGRVCDRRKLKVNVGKSKVMRCTRNENGGGLNINLGGERLEEVESFRYLGSQVARNGEIEEEVKFRVGEAGKAMGGMKKIWKTRELGMEVKRGLYESVIVPTALYAAETWGMKTADKKRLDVMEMRCLRSMCGVTRWDRLRNEEIRRRSGVLLELSKRAEQRGLRWFGHVERMDEGRMVKRITGSGVRGVGGRGRPRMGWGEGVRKSLRERGLSVEEGRVRARDRKEWRKFVNA